AAATGCCCTTGCCTGTCATCTTCGCCATGCATCCACGTACAAAAAAGGTCATAGAAAGTAATTTTAAAGGATGGAATCCGGAACATGTATCAATCATTGATCCGCCCGGATTTTGGCAAACACAATCTTATATTAAAAATGCAACATTTGTGCTCTCCGATTCAGGTGGAATTATTAAAGAATCTTATTTTCATAAAGTGCCCTGCGTTATTATTGATAAACAAACGGAATGGGTGGAAACTGTTGCAGAAGGTTGGAATACAGTTGCAGGTCCTGACAAAAACAAGATTTTAAATGCCATTAAAAACTGGAAAAAACCGGAAAGGCATAGTAATTGTATAGGTGATGGTAAAGCCGGTGAGCGCATCGTAACAGAAATCATAAAATATCTGGATGTTAAAAGGTAAAAAAATATTGATACTTGCACCCCACACGGATGATGGGGAGTTGGGTTGTGGTGGAATGATCGCAAAGGCTATACGTCAAAGTGCATCGGTTTATTATGCAGCTTTTTCTACAGCGGATGAAAGTGTCCCACCGCAATTTCCTGCAAATCAACTTGAAACAGAAGTAAAAAACGCAACAAGGGTCTTAGGTATTGAACATCAAAATCTTTACATCTATAATCACAGCGTTCGTAAACTGAATTATGTCAGACAGGAAATTCTGGAAGAACTGATTATACTCAGAGAATTGATAAAACCGGACATAGTTTTAATCCCTTCTCCCAATGATATCCATCAGGATCACAGCACAGTGGCTGCTGAAGGTATTCGTGCATTTAAAAATTGTTCTGTACTTGGATATGAACTGATATGGAATAATCTTACTTTTAAAACGGATCTGTTCATCGCACTTTCAGAATCTGACATTCAAATAAAAATAAAAGCACTTGCTTCTTACAAAACGCAGGAAGGCAAATCATATATGGATCCTGATTTTATACGATCAATGGCACGAGTCAGAGGGACGCAAGTTAGTACTACTTATGCAGAAGCCTTTGAAGTGATAAGATGGATAGATCATGTAGTTGATTAACTATGCTTCCTCGCTAAGCACAACATAACTGATTAGCTTAGCGTCTTCGCTAAGCTATTATTAGATAAAGCTTCAAGCTTTCAGAGTTTCTTTTGGATGACTAAATAAATTGAGCAAGTGCTTTAAAAAGCCAAGACATATATAGTTTCCTCTTCCATCTCGATTATTTTGGCTGGAAATAGGCTACGTAGATTCATAAAAGTTATAATTGAACTTTGCTTTGGCGGAGACGCCAAAACTAATGTGAGCTTAGCGAGGACGCTAAGCTTAACCTTGTTGATTAGCGTAGCGTCCTCGCTAAGCTATTATTAGTTAAAGCTTCAAGCTTTCATAATATAATTTATGTCTGACGGTTATCAAATAAGAAATCAAAATGCGCTTCATTTTATTGCATTAACCATTGTAGGTTGGATTGATGTTTTTGCATATTTAGAATACAAGACTCTTATAATCGAAAATCTCAGCTATTGTCAGGAAAAAAAGGGATTGCGTATTTATGCTTATGTTATTATGTCGAATCACCTTCATATGATTTGTCGGACAGATGAAAAATCAGGATTGTCTAATATTATTCGGGACTTCAAAAGTTTTACTGCTAAAGAAATTATTAGAAAAGTTGAAGTAGAAAATCATTCCAGATCAAAATGGATGCTTACAAATTTTGAATACCAAAGTCGATTTAATTCCAGAAATAGCCAATATCAGGTATGGCAACAAGGTATGCATCCTGTCGAACTGGAATCACCCAAATTTATTAATCAGAAACTCGGGTATATCCATAACAATCCTGTTAGAGCCGGAATTGTTGATGAAGCCCGTCATTATATCCATAGTTCAGCACGTGATTATGAAGGTCAAAAAGGCTTACTCGATATTGAATTATTGGACATAGGGCCGGAAATAGGCTACGTAGATTCATAAGAGTTTAATATTGAACTTGGCTTTGGCGGTGACGCCAAAACTAATGCAAGCTTAGCGAGGACGCTAAGCTTAACATA
The genomic region above belongs to Saprospiraceae bacterium and contains:
- a CDS encoding PIG-L family deacetylase, with the translated sequence MLKGKKILILAPHTDDGELGCGGMIAKAIRQSASVYYAAFSTADESVPPQFPANQLETEVKNATRVLGIEHQNLYIYNHSVRKLNYVRQEILEELIILRELIKPDIVLIPSPNDIHQDHSTVAAEGIRAFKNCSVLGYELIWNNLTFKTDLFIALSESDIQIKIKALASYKTQEGKSYMDPDFIRSMARVRGTQVSTTYAEAFEVIRWIDHVVD
- a CDS encoding transposase, with the translated sequence MSDGYQIRNQNALHFIALTIVGWIDVFAYLEYKTLIIENLSYCQEKKGLRIYAYVIMSNHLHMICRTDEKSGLSNIIRDFKSFTAKEIIRKVEVENHSRSKWMLTNFEYQSRFNSRNSQYQVWQQGMHPVELESPKFINQKLGYIHNNPVRAGIVDEARHYIHSSARDYEGQKGLLDIELLDIGPEIGYVDS